In a genomic window of Octopus sinensis unplaced genomic scaffold, ASM634580v1 Contig10964, whole genome shotgun sequence:
- the LOC118761237 gene encoding aurora kinase C-like, giving the protein MCDNKKENKDRICNKSNRLRQTPQKRNNQRLPRNRVPLPFEVSGVSHTRHPYILRLFDYFYDDETVYLVMEHAINGSLEDKLQARGALTEREASRPANVLFALHDIVRLSDFGISVHPDASRCITMGGTVEYMSPEVVRGLGYDHSVDIWALGVLSYELLVGKTPFSHSIDSKKCRELILLSNSDSWIEAGTVRGKCVVVHLNNFDTVEEITSKEVFFILYHKDWFYFKFTVTDGEMKEYKGEIHIGSANQAVLSPQPSCTNKNI; this is encoded by the exons ATGTGCGACAATAA aaaagaaaacaaagaccgTATATGCAATAAAAGCAATCGACTACGACAGACTCCCCAAAAACGGAATAATCAACGTCTACCGAGAAATAGAGTTCCACTACCATTTGAGGTAAGTGGAGTGAGTCATACAAGACATCCCTACATCCTCAGACTATTCGACTACTTCTACGACGACGAGACAGTCTATTTAGTCATGGAACATGCCATCAACGGGTCACTCGAGGACAAATTACAGGCAAGGGGGGCCCTCACTGAACGAGAAGCCTCACGA CCCGCCAATGTATTGTTTGCACTCCACGATATTGTCCGTCTTTCCGATTTTGGGATATCCGTCCACCCAGATGCCTCCCGGTGCATCACGATGGGGGGGACTGTCGAGTACATGTCCCCAGAGGTGGTCAGGGGACTTGGATATGACCACTCTGTTGATATTTGGGCCCTGGGAGTGCTTTCCTATGAACTTTTGGTGGGGAAAACTCCTTTTTCTCATTCGA TTGACTCCAAAAAATGTCGAGAATTGATCCTCCTGTCTAATTCTGACAGTTGGATTGAAGCAGGGACAGTTCGCGGGAAATGTGTGGTTGTCCACCTCAACAATTTTGACACTGTAgaagaaataacatccaaagaAGTATTTTTTATCCTCTATCACAAGGACTGGTTCTATTTCAAATTTACAGTCACTGATGGAGAGATGAAGGAATACAAAGGGGAAATACACATTGGTTCTGCTAATCAGGCTGTGTTGTCCCCACAACCTTCATGTACtaacaaaaatatctaa
- the LOC115228761 gene encoding intraflagellar transport protein 80 homolog: MKLETATQIDNLGGEDGTLKIWSNNGMLRSTVLQEGFNNFSSLENPVYSLAWNPTDTKQIVSACSKNLILCSLNANSEQIKWLAHEGSVLSVDWSKDNIIVSGGEDCRYKTWDSCGRLLYSSALEQDVITSVSCSPLGNFFVAGSFNTVRLCQTNGV; encoded by the exons ATGAAATTGGAAACTGCTACTCAAATTGATAATTTAG gTGGTGAGGACGGAACGTTAAAAATATGGTCAAATAATGGAATGCTGAGATCTACTGTACTTCAGGAAGGTTTTAATAATTTTTCGAGTTTAGAAAATCCCGTGTATTCTTTGGCCTGGAATCCTACTGATACCAAACAAATTGTATCTGCTTGCAGCAAAAACTTAATACTGTGTTCTTTGAATGCCAATTCTGAACAGATTAAG TGGCTTGCACATGAAGGATCTGTTTTAAGTGTTGATTGGAGTAAAGATAATATCATTGTCTCCGGCGGAGAAGATTGCAGATAcaaa ACATGGGACAGTTGCGGCCGATTGTTATACAGTAGTGCTTTGGAACAAGATGTTATAACTTCAGTTAGCTGTTCTCCGTTAGGAAATTTCTTCGTTGCAGGATCATTCAACACTGTTAGACTTTGTCAGACCAATGGCGTATAA
- the LOC115228727 gene encoding LOW QUALITY PROTEIN: serine/threonine-protein kinase SKY1-like (The sequence of the model RefSeq protein was modified relative to this genomic sequence to represent the inferred CDS: substituted 1 base at 1 genomic stop codon), with translation MNISNRNLNNKSTVFSSNCTFPKTCDLPEKNVLNVRKEKDSRSNVPTSIADKSNTKTVLNKKNQSLSRPNTTNSIHDIKTAYSLRAIKQNSSPIKTSQPHFSLRTRDINKNHLKCTEISENLSYFDTNKIEKLNPSQEENIKNSLSLDYTRVSTSKNIINTSYDLKNEKYPFPREKLKILKNERHLSYDEEKEIVPKLIKSRQNTADLSSCSQKTVRDNSLNCQLPLYEKLHENKHIYSLLGKNKKITYLDSPQQNDFKADKLQQPIISSQINKFSNSNLSKSEIGRRANDFKVRCSVEPKNIKYSDLDSKNEVRSSGRARYRARVQFKNKQWQLLVYNKIGGYYPMELLEVLINRYVIIRKVGWGHFSTVWLSWDTVYIFNFDGRDKIFVAVKVMKSDPNYSEAANDEIKILEQANFVKIILXIKNGPSDHPGKAKCLKILNSFVIKWNQKKCIILPLNEDISMVFEVLGHNLLKLIVDSSFRGICAANVKIILKDILNGLSYLHEKCKIIHTDIKPENILIVQTEHEIFYTGILALQKIVLGREIPCDYNLGNNHLFSEEIQTRQYRSVEVILRGHYNTSADIWSTACLAFEILTGDFLFSPKSVPGLSKNSDHLALISELLGEIPLFVLERGFDSHKYTNSQGFFSYPFLGKLINQLPVWPMVEVLVEKYSINKKVSEELCSLLLPMLRVDYKRRANAQQCLNNRWLYTED, from the exons ATGAATATCTCAAATCGAAATCTGAACAATAAATCTACAGTGTTTTCAAGTAATTGTACATTTCCAAAAACCTGTGATCTTCCTGAAAAAAACGTTTTGAACgttagaaaagagaaagatagtagAAGTAACGTGCCGACTTCAATAGCTGATAAATCaaacacaaaaactgttttaaataagaaGAATCAAAGTTTATCAAGGCCTAACACGACAAATTCAATTCATGACATTAAAACCGCATATTCTCTGAGGGCTATTAAACAAAATTCGAGTCCAATAAAAACTTCCCAACCGCATTTTTCACTACGTACACGTGacataaataaaaatcatttgaaatgtacagaaataagtgaaaatttatcCTACTTTGAtacaaacaaaattgaaaaattaaatccaagtcaagaagaaaatattaagaatTCTTTGTCTTTAGACTATACTCGTGTTTCCACAAGCAAAAATATTATCAACACGTCTTAcgatttgaaaaatgaaaaatatcccTTTCCACGTGAAAAACTCAAAATTCTGAAAAATGAGCGACATTTATCATacgatgaagaaaaagaaatagttcCAAAATTAATCAAAAGTCGACAAAATACAGCCGACTTATCTTCTTGTTCTCAAAAGACTGTCAGAGATAATTCTCTAAATTGCCAACTTCCATTGTATGAAAAGCtacatgaaaataaacatatttattctttgttgggcaaaaataaaaaaataacgtaTCTCGATTCACCCCAACAAAATGATTTCAAGGCAGATAAATTACAACAACCCATCATTTCTTCTCAAATAAACAAATTCTCAAATTCAAATTTATCCAAAAGTGAGATCGGGAGAAGAGCAAATGATTTTAAAGTGAGATGTTCGGTGGAGCCGAAAAACATAAAATACAGTGATCTA GATTCTAAGAACGAGGTGAGAAGTTCTGGTCGTGCAAGATATAGGGCACGTGtgcaatttaaaaataaaca ATGGCAATTAttagtttataataaaataggAGGATACTATCCGATGGAACTCTTGGAGGTgttaataaatagatatgttaTTATAAGGAAGGTAGGATGGGGGCATTTTTCAACTGTCTGGCTCTCCTGGgacactgtgtatatatttaattttgatggTAGAGATAAAATTTTTGTGGCTGTCAAGGTTATGAAATCAGATCCAAACTACTCCGAAGCTGCCAACGATGAAATTAAAATACTAGAACAAGCTAATTTTGTTaagattattttatagataaaaaacGGACCTTCTGATCATCCAGGAAAAGcgaaatgtttaaaaatattgaacAGCTTTGTGATTAAATGGAATCAGAAAAAATGTATTATTCTTCCTTTAAATGAAGATATATCAATGGTGTTTGAAGTCCTTGGCCATAATTTGCTTAAACTAATTGTCGACTCCTCTTTCCGTGGAATATGTGCTGCGaatgtgaaaataatattaaaagat aTTCTTAACGGCCTTTCATACTTgcatgaaaaatgtaaaataattcatACAGATATTAAACCAGAGAATATTTTGATTGTTCAAACAGAACATGAAATTTTTTATACGGGAATTTTAGCACTTCAGAAAATAGTTCTCGGTCGTGAAATCCCATGCGATTACA ATTTGGGGAAT AATCATTTATTTTCAGAAGAAATCCAAACTAGGCAGTACAGATCAGTAGAAGTCATTTTAAGAGGCCATTATAATACTTCTGCCGATATTTGGAGCACAGCATGTTTG GCTTTTGAAATATTGACGGGGGACTTTTTATTCTCTCCGAAGTCTGTTCCTGGCCTTTCAAAAAACAGCGACCACTTAGCACTCATTTCTGAGCTATTAGGAGAAATTCCATTGTTTGTACTTGAACGCGGGTTTgactcacataaatatacaaactcacagggtttttttagttatccatttTTAGGAAAATTAATAAATCAGTTACCAGTTTGGCCAATGGTCGAAGTTTTAGTAGAAAAATATTCCATTAATAAAAAAGTTAGCGAAGAACTTTGCAGTCTTCTATTGCCAATGCTCAGAGTCGATTATAAAAGGCGAGCTAATGCCCAACAGTGTCTGAATAATAGATGGCTATACACCGAAGACTAA
- the LOC115228725 gene encoding deoxycytidylate deaminase-like: protein MPKGCSDDEFPWNNNHSDWLNSKYPYGMTIIVDLVCHAEMNAILNKNSIEEDGLTIYTTLFPCNECAKLIIQSSITEVVYLKMRNDIFTTAALRLFKSAKVTHRFVILFESFF, encoded by the coding sequence ATGCCCAAAGGCTGCAGCGATGACGAATTTCCTTGGAATAACAACCATTCTGATTGGCTCAACTCAAAATATCCGTATGGTATGACTATTATTGTCGATTTAGTCTGTCATGCGGAAATGAACGCCATTTTAAATAAGAACTCAATTGAAGAGGATGGACTAACAATTTACACCACTCTTTTTCCTTGCAACGAATGTGCTAAACTTATTATTCAGAGTTCCATCACGGAGGTCGTGTATCTCAAAATGAGAAATGATATTTTCACAACTGCAGCACTCAGATTGTTTAAATCGGCCAAAGTGACACATcggtttgttattttatttgaatCATTCTTTTAG
- the LOC115228724 gene encoding vitellogenic carboxypeptidase-like, translated as MTEGGFVARVIDEEEIILVEVQNGGERVITTVSWPIQFNNPNALKIDRNEPLIITDYLNNGQADLARELSRVEPFLGNIESFAGFFRIRLMQQFYQLFPELIPNQLYITGESYAGKYVPIMVYSIDQFNKNNPTPINLIGMAIGDGQLDVIIPYPATSEFLRQLEWNGKKDFATASQQIWYSTDGPKRVNGYYKSAGNVMQLIVRDVGHMVPMDNPEAAIEMLRLFIYGF; from the exons ATGACGGAGGGAGGGTTTGTTGCAAGAGTTATTGATGAAGAGGAAATTATTCTGGTTGAGGTACAAAATGGAGGTGAGCGAGTCATTACTACTGTCTCGTGGCCTATTCAA TTTAATAATCCAAATGCTCTGAAAATAGATCGAAACGAGCCTTTAATAATTACTGATTATTTGAATAATGGACAAGCTGATTTGGCCAGAGAATTGAGCAGAGTTGAACCATTTCTTGGAAATATTGAAAGTTTCGCTGGTTTTTTCAGA ATTAGATTAATGCAACAATTTTATCAGTTATTTCCTGAACTGATTCCTAACCAATTGTATATAACTGGAGAATCTTATGCTGGAAAATATGTCCCAATTATGGTTTATTCCATCGAtcaatttaataaaaacaatccTACTCCAATAAATCTGATTGGAATGGCAATCGGGGACG GACAATTAGATGTCATTATACCATATCCAGCGACTAGTGAATTTCTGAGGCAGCTTGAGTGGAATGGAAAAAAGGATTTTGCGACCGCTTCTCAACAAATTTGGTATTCAACAGACGGTCCTAAACGAGTAAATGGATACTACAAATCAGCTGGGAATGTCATGCAGCTGATTGTCAGAGATGTCGGACATATGGTTCCAATGGATAATCCTGAGGCTGCTATCGAAATGCTCAGATTATTCATTTATGGATTCTAA